The Kitasatospora paranensis genome has a window encoding:
- a CDS encoding MOSC domain-containing protein codes for MAEISGVVERIWRYPVKSTGGERLDSVEVDGRGLAGDRLYAVRDTSGRLGSGKTTRRFRRMDGLLRLGSRLGQRLDAPELLDPLGGPVEDPDAFLRAYLERDDVALAREDAVSHFDQLPVSVLTTATLDWVREALPGTVVDERRFRPNVLLRTPAGTPPFVEDTWFGREGRVRGGVRLAFVRASERCAMSGVAQPGLPHAPEILKAVVREHDGRLDALATVARPGRLRVGDALLLT; via the coding sequence ATGGCAGAGATCTCGGGAGTCGTGGAGCGGATCTGGCGCTATCCGGTGAAGTCCACCGGCGGCGAACGGCTCGACTCCGTCGAGGTGGACGGGCGCGGCCTCGCCGGTGACCGGCTCTACGCCGTCCGGGACACCTCCGGCAGGCTCGGCTCCGGCAAGACCACCCGGCGCTTCCGCCGGATGGACGGCCTGCTGCGGCTCGGCTCCCGGCTCGGCCAGCGGCTCGACGCCCCCGAGCTGCTCGACCCGCTCGGCGGCCCGGTCGAGGACCCGGATGCCTTCCTCCGCGCCTACCTGGAACGCGACGACGTCGCGCTGGCGCGGGAGGACGCCGTGTCGCACTTCGACCAGCTGCCGGTCTCGGTGCTCACCACCGCCACCCTGGACTGGGTCCGGGAGGCACTGCCCGGCACCGTGGTGGACGAGCGGCGCTTCCGCCCGAACGTCCTGCTGCGCACCCCGGCGGGCACCCCGCCGTTCGTCGAGGACACCTGGTTCGGCCGGGAGGGCCGGGTGCGCGGCGGCGTCCGGCTGGCCTTCGTCCGGGCCAGCGAGCGGTGCGCGATGAGCGGCGTCGCCCAGCCCGGGCTGCCGCACGCCCCCGAGATCCTCAAGGCCGTCGTGCGGGAGCACGACGGCCGGCTGGACGCACTGGCCACCGTCGCCCGCCCGGGGCGGCTCCGGGTGGGCGACGCCCTGCTGCTGACCTGA